A part of Chelonoidis abingdonii isolate Lonesome George unplaced genomic scaffold, CheloAbing_2.0 scaffold3400, whole genome shotgun sequence genomic DNA contains:
- the LOC142045768 gene encoding C-signal-like, translating to APLTVDAFLPLLKKAAQGSNQKGLSCSKAAIVNMSSEAGSIQNVLIWHVGQVIAYRCSKAALNMLTKCQSLGYGGDGILSVAVHPGWVQTDMGISLSPEAPLTVDASVRGILNVLPTLSEKDNGAFMSWEGKVLPW from the exons GCGTTCCTGCCCTTGCTGAAGAAGGCTGCCCAGGGAAGCAACCAGAAAGGGCTGAGCTGTAGTAAGGCGGCCATTGTCAACATGTCCAGCGAGGCTGGCTCCATCCAGAATGTCTTAATCTGGCATGTGGGCCAAGTTATCGCCTATCGCTGCAGCAAG GCTGCTCTGAACATGCTCACCAAGTGCCAATCCTTGGGGTATGGAGGAGATGGGATCCTGAGCGTCGCTGTCCATCCTGGCTGGGTGCAGACTGACATGGGGATTTCACTATCCCCGGAG GCCCCACTGACGGTGGATGCAAGTGTCCGAGGGATCCTGAACGTGCTCCCGACGCTCTCTGAGAAGGACAATGGGGCCTTCATGAGCTGGGAAGGGAAAGTTCTTCCCTGGTGA